From the genome of Candidatus Methylopumilus rimovensis, one region includes:
- the lptA gene encoding lipopolysaccharide transport periplasmic protein LptA — protein sequence MTSPNVFAEKADRDKPIELESDTMTSNDSKNTSVYTGNVILTQGTLLIKADELTVREDNQGFQHSTSVGNPTTFKQKREGKNDYIEGSAQRIEYDGRMDKVHLYSKAWVKQGQDVIYGDYIMYDANAEFAKAMSGNTKNKAGETVPGARTRAIIQPKKKPQE from the coding sequence AAAGCGGATCGAGATAAGCCTATCGAACTTGAGTCTGACACAATGACATCAAACGATTCAAAAAATACAAGTGTATATACTGGTAATGTGATTTTGACACAAGGCACACTTCTCATTAAAGCTGACGAACTGACTGTTCGAGAGGATAATCAAGGCTTTCAACATAGTACAAGTGTCGGCAACCCAACGACCTTCAAACAAAAACGAGAAGGTAAGAATGACTATATTGAAGGAAGTGCGCAGAGAATTGAATATGACGGCCGTATGGATAAAGTTCATTTATATAGCAAGGCATGGGTAAAACAAGGTCAGGATGTCATTTACGGTGATTACATCATGTATGACGCAAATGCTGAATTTGCAAAAGCAATGTCCGGCAATACTAAAAATAAAGCGGGAGAAACTGTCCCTGGCGCTAGAACGCGTGCAATTATTCAACCAAAGAAAAAGCCACAGGAATAA